The window ttcatttatttcaagtaggcctactttataagcacttttgaaacgtcaagtatgcatgtttgtgtgactctaccaccggttcggaaagcagattctaccgagaagagccggcaagaaactcagtagttgctcttttccaacatcaacatttacaatcattttgctatcttgcgggagatgagagcgaggctggctgcttccattctaccttgtcatcgaggaattcatcaaatgtatagtaacctcgctgtactagatgcgtttttacacattttttaaatgtatgcattggtaggtcaagaatttccttaggaatcatgttgtaaaagcgtatactcaaccccacaaaggagttctgcacctctcgcagacgatatgcagatatcactaatttatgaccgtttcggTCGAAgtgatgtatatattattacttcttttggcgcgttaggaaaaacgATGGGAGTAATttattacgatgcgcgcgcactctCACACAAATAACCGACACCCTGTATccttgaagttagctatagtcagcattttagttttacaaaaaagGTATACAGTGTGcattttcaattgtcaaagtctgcaggCTCATTCcgatgatttaattgattctattgcacaaaaatctaaaattttaattttgagtgaaACATGGTTGTCCGATAaagagataactagataatacgtgataataaaactttcaagttattaataccttttttctataggtagtgtcgttttttctacaaccgTAGAATTAGGCGAAATATAACATTTCTGAAAAGATTTTCATCTTGtttcgccaaagaagtataacttctaacgcgtgtacataagtacacacacgttttttttacaattattactaGTGGATCCGGCAGACGTCGTCCTGCCCGGTTAAGCATCaacaattgtattttaaaactaatcagGAACGCATTGAaacttacaaataatatttcataaaaatcggttcatatgCGATACTTTAATTTTCTTGATCTATCGATCGTGAACTACAATAgtgaacattatttaaaatttcctcAGCAAAGCGTCGCACGCATTCGCTGtagggtttttttaaatatcgaataAGTAATTGTTTTTATGATACTATACTTGTATTGGgtaataggtatttaaaatatagcCGCAGTTTTTCATCAAATAGTCATCATGTAGGTATTGTAGCCAAAGCGTGTACTCCACGCTGCCAAAATATAACTCTTCATGCTCGGAAAGTTGGGATATGAAGTAAGATTAATGCAAGGAAGGAAGTAATTTCATATGAGGGCGTTatagaaaatacttataatatcctTCTCCCCAGTACCGGAAGGCGTACAGCCTTTAATAATCTCCGGTGTTCCGGTGAGGATTGAGGATGCTCCATTCTACGCCGGATTGATCGATTGCGGCGCTGTCATACTCTCCAAGACCTGGGTGCTGACTGCCGCTCATTGTGTTGAACAACCTAAGTAAGACTGAAAAGGCAACTACTACTATTTTTCTACTGTTTAACTACTGTACTAATACAACAATTAACTactggacctttgaaaaagtagatcgtaactgcaatgtttcctactagatggcgctacagtcgctataagactgatttaAAAAGCTTGATTGGTTatagcgctcaggccgcgattgccaaagagtcgcagccgacaatttttatatgcattttaagtttataacatcgatgattcctccaagtgtaggtttaaaaagtataaaaacactaataaaaagtataaaacctAAGTCTTGATTCTCACCATGTTTATGGTTGCACGTTGCTGGTTCTGTATCATTGGGGAGAAGGTTTTAGATCATACACCCATTATTCTGCTGCAAAAACCTTTGTCGGGATTATTATAACAAGCTAGTGATAATGGGCCGTGGGCGTGGACAGGAAGCTTATTCAAttgtattcaatttaatttgtctgtatttaattaaatttaattattattattttagaaatattattttattttttataaattttaaaatagaaatgtCTCTGACATGTCATCACATAGATTTAAGGTTTTAGGTTTAAGGATAAGGTTTAAGGTTTATCCTTAAGTTCACATCTATCTGTTAAAGAACATCAAAGCaagtaaattaatgaatattgaatactgagctaatatttttgtacagaAAAACCAATTCGATTTctctagtttttttaaattaattatagtcaATTTAACTTGCTGATAACGTAGCTTTCTATTGGTAAAAcagttgtaaaaataaatccaGTAGTTTCGAAACATCTCATGTTCTCTTTTTATAGTgtatatacatagatatatatatatatatatatatatatatatatatatatatatatatatatatatactatactacaaATGGAAGAATGATTATGGTGTTGCAATTTTTCAGGCCCCTAAGTTACAGATACGTTTGGGTTGGTGGGGAATCATTCGCTAACAGCAAAAAAATTCCGTACAAAGAAGTCATCGTTCATGACGGATTCACACAACAACTCCTTGGAATACCTTTAAATGATATTGCTCTGGTAAAGCTGGCTACGCCTTTGCGGTTTAATGAGAAGATTCAGCCGGTTAAGCTACCTGCGGCCGGCCAAAACCAAAATAGAAAATTGATGGTCGTGGGTAGAGGTACAGATGAGGTAATTTTATTGAGTTGTAACATTTTTAATCCCCGACATAGAAACGATGTATCTGTGTTTGCGTTTCTCTGTCTGTAGCATCACAGCTCCTGAACCGattctgattttgttttgtttgtttgaaagctgAATTAATCGCTGTGTGTAAAGTGTTTTAGTTTGATGACTATCACTGCAAGAGATGGCCGCTGCACTTATTATTTgaacacatttatttaaatgtaatatagttaaaaaaaacattttaagggCTTTTTACATGAAAGAGTTACAAACACAGACAGTCACATCACGTTTTTAAAGCCGTTTAATATGATTCTAGACTGGAGAATCGTCGAAATATTTGAAGAAAATGGATCTTATTGGGCTTTCAACCGATGAATGTATCAGTATTATACCAAAAGAATATCACCATATAGTGAAACCGAACTTGAAGTTCCTTGAGCAGATTAACATCTGCGCCAAGAAGGAAGCTGATAAACCCTCAATATGTCACGTAAGTGCAATCACATGTCATAATCATCCGCCTTACTCTCCAACCGCTGGCTATATCTTCCAAGAAGACAATTTAGAGTCATTTAGAGTCATTGAGTTGTTAAGCAAtacttatttgaaaatttaatgtacgttcacgaaaatatatctaaattatattatttatttatctactttaaCTCaggtttaagtatttatggtattttaaagtatgtataagtatatttatttatcaatagtattgttgtatttgtgtagtctggtttatgtattagtatgtagttattagtatgtttatgttttaaacaTGTACCCCGCCTCATCgtttttcattttagttttcctaatccttaggttgcctggcagagatcgctacttagcgataaggtcgccttttgtattgTACTACATTCTTTAAgtgatttacttttattttcgtCTTTCTAAATGATAAGGTGTATAAagcataaaatatacaaataaaaagtataaatatataaataaatttaagagaaaatgtgactgcaataatttgtacattagaagcaaaacaaacttgcagtgcaatactatttctacataaaataagtaattcatttaaaggaatttgtatacaattttacacttaactaccagttgatatcttggagacatgtcttaaaaagttctaagtatgtattaaacgtaagcttataaaaaagtcctattatagtattaaggactacgtcaacgaaaAAAATGGTTGCATAaattgggtgtaaattattgctgtaaccaggttgctttcTAACTCGGTTAatagttataaatgacaatgtgagatggtgtaataaaaaaaaacaagccggctaagtttgttgtgagcttcttcttagccCAGGACGCgtctggaaccctcgtagctttagttttaagttgacgaattcagTTATCGCCATTGACTCACttctatgtatgtatatattacatgtaatgtacgcatcaaaagtatgatccatgtgcctatttgaataaataaatatttgactttgacagcaAGTTATCTCTTAACAAAAATCAACTAAGAATATCAGCAACTAATGATTGCTATATCTTGTGTTAAAGTTGAATTATATGGTTCTATGCATTGACAGTCGAGATGAGAAATAATGTTATCCATTTACAcactgaaatttttttttttgttttaaacgagccatatttatatatctagcttagggacagttgatttctgtatatccgtgtaaattataacattaatataagttatacctattgtgcagatgtaatgtagcttttacctatgttttattgaacaataaacaattattatcaattattattactctgcagtaaatatttaatatattatagtcaaagtcaaagtcaaagtcaaaaatatctttattcaagtaggcccacaggtggcacttttgatgcgtacataagaaccacacggtagtgagaagatggcgataaccacattcgtaaacttaaaactaaagctacgagggttccaaacgcgtcctggtctaagaagaagcccacaaaaaacttagccgggtgttttttttttttttgttatcaccatctcataatgtcattttaaattattagaagagcaacctggttggagcaataatttacaccccagcttttttatcgtttacgtagtcctttatactataataggacttttctataagcttacgtttaatacaaactttgaactttttaagagacatctccaagatgacaattggtagtttattgtagaattgtatgcaatttcctttaaacgaattatgaattttttgtaacctagtatattgcactgtaagtttattcttacttctaatgtttaaattattgcagtcacattttttcttaaatttagaaatgtttttatgaacgtacattaaattttcaaatatgtactgactatacactgtcattattttaaaatctttaaatttatctctcaaggactctctcggacccattttgtagatagaacgaacagccctcttctgcagcacgaaaatattgctaatatcagcagcattaccccaaagtaaaattccatatgacataatgctgtgaaagtaactaaaatataccagtctcgcagtttctacgtcggtcatatggcgtatcttctttaccgcataggcagcagaactaagcctgttcgataaattatttacatgagggccccattgaagtttagaatctaacgttattcctagaaaaactgtcgtatcctccagtatcagttcctcattattaagtagtacagtggttttcacgtgtttaacattaggtaaagtgaattttatacacttagttttttttccttattaaaGCAGTTAGTGCAGAGCacatattacaattttaaataaattattattattaatactaaaaatactttatagtTATGGGGTGCAAATATACCATCGAAAAGTTAGAAATGCTATTAATTTAACTTGGTCCCTCAAAAAGAGAGGGTGAAATCTTAACTCCTAGGCTCCACCTCGTTTGTGTATTGCTTAGTAAAAGCAAACCTCGATAAATAACTTGGAAAAATCCTTTCAGGGTGACTCCGGTGGGCCGTTGGTCAGCAAAGACTCACTCGTCGGGCTGGTGTCATACATCGGCCGGACATGCCATGAGGCACGTCTCGGATTCTACGTCAATGTAACTACCTACGTGCCGTGGATTCGAGAACATACTGGCTTATGATATTTTGgtgttattatttatcttttgtaTTTGTCCCATccattctttctttcttaaaaCTAGTTCAAAACATCGGGTCGTTACTTTTAGCTCCGAGGTATCTTCTGCTTGTGGATAAACCACATATTCTTTCGCTCTCTAGTCGGTTTATCATATTCATTTAAAACGTGTTCAAGCTTTaaaaactatactatactacaTATAGTGTAGTTTTCTGCTATTCTAATGTTGTTATCAGTTTAAGTCTTAGCAcaaacaaaagtaattttataattatgttcaaaataaatgagtaaataataaatggaatgtgttttttatatacaaagagcCGGAGTCAGCACAGCTCGTCTAACCCGGAAATCCATAACAGGGCACgctttcagaatgagaatgaCTTAGAGCGTAATCCACCACGCGGGCAAATGCAGATTGGCaaaattcacacgcctttgagaactttatggagaactatcaggcgtgcaggtttcctcacgatgttttcctttaccgtttttGCAAGTGATCTTCTGTCTTCCGTTCCCGGGCCTTCTCTATACTTGGTTGGCCTAAACTGTCCGTTGTATGTGCGCAACGGACGGCAAGTGATATagaattgcataaattaaaaacgcaaatagtactagaaatttagaggtgcgtgcaggaGATCAAACTCGGTGCCTCCGAAATGGATAACGAAAccttaaccactagactatcaccgcttacctATATGATGACGATATGGATACAATATATATACTTCGCACCTATATGATAATTttcgtaacaaaaaaacatctTGCGAAAGCATCTTAGCAAAATCGTGTTGTATCGGTTATATCTTATGTTTATCCTTTTTATTGATCTTATGTTTATCCTTTTTATTGGATACACAGGCTTTGGTTACATTACTGGTGTTGTACGTTATCCGGTTTTTTGTTTCCAATATTTGTACAACTCGTGTTATTACAAATAACGGTTAGGAATTATGTGAGCTTATTTACAAAGTAGCTGTTACACGTGGTTACGACGTACATTAGAAAAATCCACCAATTTgaagacctctctggcgcagcgttAAGCGCTGTGGCTTAAGCG of the Pararge aegeria chromosome 10, ilParAegt1.1, whole genome shotgun sequence genome contains:
- the LOC120626984 gene encoding vitamin K-dependent protein C-like; this translates as MALFLIVLRFISIFFVFKICYAVPEGVQPLIISGVPVRIEDAPFYAGLIDCGAVILSKTWVLTAAHCVEQPKPLSYRYVWVGGESFANSKKIPYKEVIVHDGFTQQLLGIPLNDIALVKLATPLRFNEKIQPVKLPAAGQNQNRKLMVVGRGTDETGESSKYLKKMDLIGLSTDECISIIPKEYHHIVKPNLKFLEQINICAKKEADKPSICHGDSGGPLVSKDSLVGLVSYIGRTCHEARLGFYVNVTTYVPWIREHTGL